The Humulus lupulus chromosome 3, drHumLupu1.1, whole genome shotgun sequence genome window below encodes:
- the LOC133825414 gene encoding protein EXPORTIN 1B-like: MKGMILKHDWPARWQSFIPDLVSAAKTSETICENCMAILKLLSEEVFDFSRGEMTQSKIKELKQSLNSEFQLIHELCLYVLSASQRTELIRATLSTLHAFLSWIPLGYILESPLVAALNFGDFYNAQYVKMYTIFLKLLQTMIPLNTNIPEAYAIGSSEEQAFIKNLALFFTSFYKSHIRVLETPGENIAALLMGVEYLTKISYVDDTEVFKSLLTNNS, encoded by the exons ATGAAAGGCATg ATTTTGAAGCATGATTGGCCAGCAAGATGGCAAAGCTTTATTCCTGATCTTGTTTCAGCTGCTAAAACTAGTGAAACAATTTGTGAGAATTGCATGGCTATATTGaag CTTCTAAGTGAAGAGGTGTTTGATTTCTCAAGAGGAGAGATGACTCAAAGTAAGATAAAGGAGCTTAAACAATCATTGAACAG TGAATTTCAACTCATTCATGAGCTATGCTTATATGTACTATCAGCCTCTCAAAGAACTGAGCTTATACGTGCAACACTCTCCACATTGCACGCATTTCTCTCATGGATTCCCCTGGGATATATATTGGAGTCTCCATTG GTTGCAGCACTTAATTTTGGAGATTTCTACAATGCCCAGTACGTTAAGATGTACACCATATTCTTGAAACTGTTGCAG ACCATGATTCCTCTTAATACAAACATTCCTGAGGCTTATGCAATTGGTTCCAGCGAAGAGCAG GCTTTTATTAAGAATTTGGCTTTGTTTTTCACTTCATTTTATAag TCTCACATTCGTGTGCTGGAAACTCCTGGAGAGAACATAGCTGCTTTGCTCATGGGTGTTGAATATCTTACCAAAATTTCATATGTGGATGACACAGAAGTTTTCAAG AGCTTATTGACTAATAACTCATAG